One Ricinus communis isolate WT05 ecotype wild-type chromosome 2, ASM1957865v1, whole genome shotgun sequence DNA segment encodes these proteins:
- the LOC107260901 gene encoding uncharacterized protein LOC107260901: MPQTNMQTVEIFDIWGIDFMGPFPSSNGKERQWQLGELEEWRQQAYENSSIYKAKTKKWHDQRLKGPKEFQSGDRVLLYNSRLRLFPGKLMSRWSVSFVVKQVFSYGIVELHHPEKADFKVNGHRLKVYHGNSLETEQQVNMIMYLQ; the protein is encoded by the exons ATGCCCCAAACCAATATGCAGACAGTTGAGATATTCGATATTTGGGGTattgacttcatgggacccttccCTTCTTCAAATG GTAAGGAAAGACAGTGGCAACTAGGTGAATTGGAGGAATGGCGTCAACAAGCATATGAAAACTCCTCAATTTACAAGGCAAAGACAAAGAAGTGGCACGATCAGAGGCTCAAAGGTCCCAAGGAGTTTCAGAGTGGAGATAGAGTATTGCTATATAACTCACGTCTTCGGTTGTTCCCAGGGAAGCTCATGAGTCGATGGTCGGTGTCATTCGTGGTTAAGcaagttttctcatatggCATAGTCGAGCTTCATCATCCTGAGAAGGCTGATTTCAAGGTCAATGGACATAGGCTCAAGGTGTATCATGGAAACTCGTTGGAGACTGAGCAGCAGGTTAACATGATTATGTACCTACAATGA